CGCGGGGAATTCGATGCGGGGTTGCGTCATGATCCCACCATTATCGCGGACCGGGCCGGTCGGCGCCGAAGGAGCGGTTCGGCTCGGGGACTCCGTACCCGGACTGTCGCCGCCCGGGCCGCCTGTGGCGCAGGCCGTCCCCGGGCCGTCCGCGACGCAGGCCGTCCCGGCCGTCCGTGACATGGGCCGCAGACGGAGGTCCACCCGAGAATGCCGGGGGCCGGGCATAGACTGATCGAGCACGTGACCCCGCAGCGAAAGCGAGACCAGATGAGCGCCCTGCCGATCCCGAATCTCACCCTCACCGGCGGCACCGAGATCCCGCAGCTGGGCCTCGGCGTGTTCCTGGTCGAGGCGGGCGAGGCCGAGCGGGTGGTCTCCGACGCGCTCGAGGTGGGGTACCGGCACATCGACACGGCTCGCATCTACGACAACGAAGCCGAGGTGGGGCGCGCGATCGCCGCGAGCGGCATCCCGCGCGACGAGCTCTTCGTCACCACCAAGCTCTGGAACGACGACCACGCGCGAGCCGGCGAGGCCTTCGAGCAGAGCCTCGACCGGCTCGGCCTCGACCGCGTCGACCTCTACCTCGTGCATTGGCCGCTGCCCAAGGTCGAGGGCAGCGCGCTCGCCGCCTGGCACGGGCTCATCGAGATCGCCGAGTCGGGCCGCGCCTCGGCCATCGGCGTCTCCAACTTCGAGATCGAGCACCTGCAGCAGGTGATCGACGCGACCGGTGCGGTGCCCGCCGTCAACCAGATCGAGCTGCACCCGCTGCACCAGCGCCGCGAGCTGTCGGCGTTCTGCGCCGAGCAGGGCATCGCGATCGAGGCCTGGGGGCCGCTCGCCCAGGGCAAGACCGACCTGTTCGAGCGCCCCGAGGTGCTCACCGCCGCAGAGCGGCACGGCAAGACCCCCGCGCAGGTGGTGCTGCGCTGGCACCTGCAGCAGGGGCGCATCATCTTCCCGAAGACGGGCCGCCGCGAGCGCATGGTCGAGAACGCCGACCTCTTCGACTTCGAGCTGTCGGGCACCGAGATCGAGGCCATCGACTCGCTCGAGGTCGGCACCAACTTCGGGCCCGACCCGCGCAGCTTCGACGTGCGCTGAGCGCCGCGGGCCGCCGCACGGCGCCGCCCACCGGTGCCGGGCGCGACCACACGCAGAGACGAGGAGACCCACATGACGAAGACTCCCATCACCGTGACGCTGACGGGCGCGGGCGGCCAGATCGGCTATGCGGCGCTGTTCCGGATCGCGGCCGGTGACATGCTCGGCGCCGACCAGCCCGTGTCGCTGCGCCTGCTCGAGATCCCGCAGGGCATGCGGGCCGCCGAGGGCGCCGCGCTCGAGCTGACCGACTGCGCCTTCCCCCTGCTCGCCGGCGTCGAGATCAGCGACGCCCCCGAGGTCGCCTTCGACGGCGCGAACGTGGCGATGCTCATCGGGTCGCGGCCGCGCACCGCCGGCATGGAGCGCGGCGACCTGCTCGAGGCGAACGGCGCCATCTTCGGGCCGCAGGGGCGGGCGATCGGCGCCCGCGCGGCCGACGACGTGCGCGTGATCGTGGTGGGCAACCCCGCGAACACCAACGCGCTGATCGCGCAGCAGCACGCCCCCGAGGTGCCCGCCGAGCGCTTCACCGCGCTCACGCGCCTCGACCACAACCGAGCCGTGGGTCTGCTCGCAGCCGAGGCCGGCGCCGGAGTGGCGCAGATCGACGGGGTGACCATCTGGGGCAACCACTCGGCCACCCAGTACCCCGACCTCAGCCACGCGACGGTGGGCGGCGCGCCGGCGCTCGAGGCCGTCGACCCGCAGTGGGCGCGCGGCGCCTACATCGAGCGGGTGGCGAAGCGCGGGGCCGAGATCATCGAGGTGCGCGGCGGCTCCTCGGTCGCCTCCGCCGCCAACGCCGCGATCGAGCACGTGCGCGACTGGATGCTCGGCACGGGGGAGCGGCGCACGAGCGCCGCCGTCGTGTCGCACGGCGAGTACGGCGTTCCCGAGGGGCTCATCTCGTCGTTCCCGGTGCGCTCCGAGGGCGGCGCGTGGCGCGTCGTCGAGGGGCTCGCGGTCGACGAGTTCTCGCGGCAGCGCATCGACGCCTCGGTGGCCGAGCTCGTGTCGGAGCGCGATGCGGTGCGGCAGCTCGGGCTGATCTGACGCCGCGCGCCCATCGGCGAGCGACCGGTCGCGGTGGGGTCGGCGATCCGGCGTCGGCGTGGACGGCCACGGGTTGCCGCCCCGTCGGCCTCACCCCGCAGCGGACCGGAGAGGGCGCCGAGCCCAGTAGGATAGAGCCCATGTCTAAGGTGCTTTCTTCCCTGCCTGTCGGCGAACGCGTCGGCATTGCATTCTCCGGTGGTCTCGACACGTCGTGCGCGGTCGCGTGGATGCGCGAGAACGGCGCGATCCCGTGCACGTACACCGCCGACATCGGGCAGTACGACGAGCCGGACATCGACGGGGTCGCCGGCCGCGCGAAGGAGTACGGCGCCGAGATCGCCCGCCACGTCGACGCGAAGCGCGCCCTCGTCGAAGAGGGCTTCGTCGCCCTGCAGACCGGGGCCTTCAACGTGCGCTCGGGCGGCAAGACCTATTTCAACACCACGCCGCTCGGCCGCGCCGTCACCGGCACGCTGCTGGTGCGCGCGATGAAGGAGGACGGCGTCGACATCTGGGGCGACGGCTCCACCTACAAGGGCAACGACATCGAGCGCTTCTACCGCTACGGTCTCATGGCGAACCCGGCGCTGCGCATCTACAAGCCGTGGCTCGACAAGCAGTTCGTCGAGGAGCTCGGCGGCCGCCAGGAGATGAGCGAGTGGCTCGTCGCGCACGGCTACCCCTACCGCGACTCGACCGAGAAGGCGTACTCGACCGACGCCAACATCTGGGGCGCCACCCACGAGGCTAAGAAGCTCGAGTTCCTCGATGCGGGCCTCGACATCGTCGAGCCGATCATGGGCGTCGCAGCCTGGCGCGAAGACGTCGACGTCGCCACCGAAGAGGTGTCGGTGCGCTTCGAGGCGGGCCGCCCGGTCGCGATCAACGGCGTCGAGTTCGACGATCCGGTGGCGCTCGTGCTCGAGGCGAACGCCATCGGCGGCCGTCACGGCCTCGGCGTCTCCGACCAGATCGAGAACCGCATCATCGAGGCGAAGTCGCGCGGCATCTACGAGGCCCCCGGCATGGCGCTGCTGCACATCGCCTACGAGCGCCTCGTGAACGCGATCCACAACGAGAACACACTCGCCTCGTACCACACCGATGGACGCAAGCTCGGTCGCCTCATGTACGAGGGCCGCTGGCTCGACCCCGAGTCGCTCATGCTGCGCGAGGCGCTGCAGCGCTGGGTCGGCTCGGCGATCACGGGCGAGGTCACCCTGCGACTGCGCCGTGGCGATGACTACACCATCCTCAACACCGAGGGCCCGAACCTCAGCTACCACCCCGAGAAGCTCTCGATGGAGCGCACCGTGGGCGCGGCGTTCGGCCCCGAGGATCGCATCGGCCAGCTCACCATGCGCAACCTCGACATCGCCGACTCGCGCGCGCGTCTCGAGCAGTACGCCCAGCTCGGGCTCGTGGGCGGCGCGACGGCCGAACTCGTCGGAGAGCTCGAGCAGGGCGGCGCGGCCGAGATCGCCGACGCCGTCGGCGGCATCGACGAGGAGGGCGACGCGCTCGGCCTGTCGGCCGCGTTCGACGCCGGCACCGACTGATCCTCGCCGGCGGTGCCGGCCCGCATCGGCCGGCACCGCCCGACTTCGGGCACCGCGACCGGGTGACGACGCCGGGCGCGAGCGGCGCGGCGCTTGAGCGCGCGGCGCTCGTCCTCGCTGAGGCCGCCCCACACGCCCGAATCCTGGCCGGTGTCCATGGCGTACTGCAGGCACATCTCGGTGACGGTGCAGCGAGCGCAGACCGACTTCGCACGCTCGATCTGCTCGACGGCCGGGCCGGTGTTGCCGACCGGGAAGAAGAGCTCGGGGTCTACGGTGAGGCAAGCAGCCTTCTCGCGCCAATCCATTGTGTGTCCTCCATTTGTAAACGCACGCACACGAAATACACTGGAGGCTAATGCCAGGAATCTCGCGCCGTAACTATCTGAAACGTGGCTGAGAATGCTCACGTCAGTGTGCGCGAAACTCGACGGAATATATAGTTTCACGGATGTAGAAGCAAATCAATAGTGTATTTGCAATTGATTGGAAAGAGGCTCGACATGCCCTCGTCACCCGCTGATCACCCACGCTCGCGAGTCGCCTGGCGGGCGCTGGCCGCGCTGCTGGCGGTCGAGAGCGCACTGCTGCTGTGGGTGCTCGGCGTCACGGTGGTCGGTGCGCTCGGCTCGGAGGGCAACCCGCTGCAGAACCTCAGCCTGATCGTCATGGCCGCGCTGTCGTTCGCGTGGGTGGTGGTGACCCTCGTGGGTGCGGTGAAGGCGCGGGCGAGCTGGGTGCGCGGATCCTCGCTCACCATCCACGTGCTGCTCTTCGCGGCGGGCACCGGCTGCCTGCAGATCGGCATCGGCCCGTGGTGGCTGGGCTTCGCGCTCGTGGCGCTCGCCCTCGCCGGCTTCGCCGCCGCGATCCTCGCCCGCCCCGCAGTTCAGTCCGCCGGCGAGCAGTAGGGCGGCCCTCGACGGGCTCGCGTCCGGCTCGGGATGGGGCACCGGCTGCCGCCGATCACGTGCCCGGTGACGCGCCCGCGCCCGGGCCGTCCGCCCCCGGGGTCAGGCCGCGTCGAGGCCGAGCAGCTTGCGCACACGGGCGACGTGCCCAGTGGCCTTCACGTTGTAGAGCGCGTGTGCGATCCGCCCCTCCTCGTCGATCACGAAGGTCGAGCGGATCACACCCTGCACGATGCGCCCGTAGTTCTTCTTCTCGCCGAACGCGCCGTAGGCGGTGAGCACCTCGCGATCCGGGTCGCTCAGCAGGGGGTAGTCGAGCGAGTCGCGCTCGGCGAACCGGGCGAGCTTGTCGACCGGGTCAGGGGAGAGCCCGAGCAGCTGGTAGCCGGCAGCCTCGAGCGATGCGACCGAGTCGCGGAAGTCGCAGGCCTCTGTCGTGCAGCCGGGGGTCATGGCCGCCGGGTAAACGAAGAGGATCACCCGCCGGCCGCGGAAGTCGGCCAGCGAACGGGTGGCGCCGTCTTGATCGGGGAGCGAGAAGTCGGGGGCGGGCTGTGCGGGCTCGAGGATCACGCGTTCCGTCATGCCCTCAGCCTATCGGTGCGCGGCTGAGCCCGTGCCGATCCCGACTCGAGAAGCCGTGCGCGATCGTCGCTCGATCAGGCGGCTCCGCGCCCCATCTCGACGGCGACCGGGGCCGGGCGGGCCCGCAGCGAAGCGGGGCCGGCGCTACTTCAGCAGTCGGCGCAGCGACTCGACCCGCGCCGCGCCCGCGGCGTCGAGCCGACCGTCGGCGATGGCGGCGTCGAGCTCGCAGTCGGGGGCGCCCTCGAGGTGCGTGCAGCCGCGCGGGCAGCCGTCGATGATCTCGGCGAGGTCGGTGAAACCCCGCAGAATGCCCTCGGTGGTGACGTGTCCGAGCCCGAAGGAGCGCACGCCCGGCGTGTCGATCACCCAGCCGGTGCCGCCGCCCGCGCAGCCGGGGGTCTCGGCCCGGTACGCGACCGACGACGACGAGGTGTGGCGGCCTCGGCCGGTGACCTCGTTGACGTGGCCGGTGGCGCGGCCCGCCTCGGGCACGAGCTCGTTGATGAGCGTCGACTTGCCGACCCCCGAGTGACCGACGAACACGGTGGTGCGACCCGCGAGCGCCTCGCGGATCTCGTCGAGCGGCCAAGCCCCCGGCTGCGAGCGGAAGACGGGCACCTCGAGCGCCGAGAAGTAGCCGAGGAACGGCTCGGGATCGGCGAGGTCGACCTTGGTGATGCAGATGAGCGGCCGGATGCCCGCGTCGTAGGCGGCCACGAGATAGCGGTCGACGAGGCGCACCCGCGGTTCGGGGTTGGCCGCCGCCACCACGATCAGCATCTGGTCGGCGTTCGCGACCATCACGCGCTCGACCGTGTCGCTGTCGTCGGCGCTGCGCCGCAGCAGCGTGCGGCGGTCCTCGATGCTCACGATGCGGGCGAGGGATCCCTCCGCGCCGCTCGCGTCGCCGACGAGCTGCACCCGGTCGCCGATCACGATGGGGGTGCGCCGCAACTCGCGAGCGCGAGCCGCGACGACGACGCGCTCGGAGAGGTCGTGGGGATCGGCACCCGACTCGACGAGCGCGGTGTAGCGGCCGCGATCCACCGCCGTCACCAGGCCGACCACGGCGTCGGCGTGCTCGGGTCGCCGTTTGGTGCGGGGGCGATTCGCCTTGGGATTGGGGCGCTGGCGCACCGCGTGGTCGGCGTACTCGGAGTAGGGGCCGTCTTCGTCGTCGTCCGGGGTCAGCCAGCTCATGTCCAGCTCGTGCCGTCCGGGGTCTGGGGGAGGGTGAGGAGGAGCGGGTTCGAGGCCGACGCGGCCGCGCCGCCCGGCCCGTCGAGCGGCGCGCCGGAGCCGGAGGCGATGCCGAGCATACGGCCCCACAGCTCGGGGAACTGGGGCAGCGTCTTCGAGGTGCAGCCGATGTCTTCGACCTCGACACCCGCGACGCGCAGCCCGACCAGGGCCCCCGTCGTCGCCATGCGGTGGTCGGCGTAGCTCTGCCAGACGCCCCCGTGCAGCGTGGCCGGTCTGACCGCGATGCCGTCGTCGAGCTCGACCGCGTCGCCGCCCAGCCGATTGACCTCGGCGACGAGCGCGGCGATGCGGTCGGTCTCGTGGTGGCGGATGTGGCCGATGCCGGTGATCTCGCTCGCCTCGCCGTCAGTGCCCGCGGTGCCGTGCGCGGCCAGCGCCGCGAGCCCCACGAGCGTGGGTGCGAGCTCGCCGGCCTCGGGCACGTGCAGCCGGACGCCGCGCAGACGGCCGCCGCTCGTCACGGTGAGGGATCCGTCGGCCGCGAGCACCGCGTCGGCGCCGAACGCCGGCAGCAGCGTGCGCAGCTGATCGCCGACCTGCGTGGTGGCCGAGGGCCAGCCGGGCACGGTGACGCGGCCTCCGACGGCCGCAGCCGCGGCGAGGAACGGGGCGGCGTTCGAGAGGTCGGGCTCGATGCGGGCGTCGAGCGCCCGGATCGGCCCGGGCTTCACGACCCATTCGCCGGGGGCGGGGGACTCGACGTCGACGCCTCGGGCGCGCAGCGTCTCGATGGTCATCTCGATGTGCGGCAGGCTCGGCAGACGCTCCCCGGTGTGCACGACGTGCACCCCCTCGTCGAAGCGCGCGCCCGAGAGCAGCAGGGCCGAGACGAACTGACTCGAGAGCGATGCGTCGAGCTTGACCCGGCCGCCGCGCAGCGATCCGGTGCCGTGCACCGTGAAGGGCAGGGCGCCGCGCCCCTCGTCGGCGATGTCGGCGCCGAGAGCGCGCAGCGCGTCGAGCACCGGGCGCATGGGGCGCTTGCGCGCGTAGGGGTCGCCGTCGAAGGCGACTGGTCCCAGGGCGAGGGCGGCGACCGGCGGCACGAAGCGCATCACCGTGCCGGCGAGGCCGCACGCGATAGTCGTGGAACCGGTCAGCTCATCGGCGGGCGTG
The genomic region above belongs to Leucobacter muris and contains:
- the aroA gene encoding 3-phosphoshikimate 1-carboxyvinyltransferase, which codes for MLEAKMNKGKDGDEAHAGEGLGEHEAPWDAPLADGALDARVALPGSKSLTGRELILAALGDGPGTLRAPLHSRDSALMVDALRALGTGIEQVPTDSPFGPDLRITPADELTGSTTIACGLAGTVMRFVPPVAALALGPVAFDGDPYARKRPMRPVLDALRALGADIADEGRGALPFTVHGTGSLRGGRVKLDASLSSQFVSALLLSGARFDEGVHVVHTGERLPSLPHIEMTIETLRARGVDVESPAPGEWVVKPGPIRALDARIEPDLSNAAPFLAAAAAVGGRVTVPGWPSATTQVGDQLRTLLPAFGADAVLAADGSLTVTSGGRLRGVRLHVPEAGELAPTLVGLAALAAHGTAGTDGEASEITGIGHIRHHETDRIAALVAEVNRLGGDAVELDDGIAVRPATLHGGVWQSYADHRMATTGALVGLRVAGVEVEDIGCTSKTLPQFPELWGRMLGIASGSGAPLDGPGGAAASASNPLLLTLPQTPDGTSWT
- a CDS encoding malate dehydrogenase, which gives rise to MTKTPITVTLTGAGGQIGYAALFRIAAGDMLGADQPVSLRLLEIPQGMRAAEGAALELTDCAFPLLAGVEISDAPEVAFDGANVAMLIGSRPRTAGMERGDLLEANGAIFGPQGRAIGARAADDVRVIVVGNPANTNALIAQQHAPEVPAERFTALTRLDHNRAVGLLAAEAGAGVAQIDGVTIWGNHSATQYPDLSHATVGGAPALEAVDPQWARGAYIERVAKRGAEIIEVRGGSSVASAANAAIEHVRDWMLGTGERRTSAAVVSHGEYGVPEGLISSFPVRSEGGAWRVVEGLAVDEFSRQRIDASVAELVSERDAVRQLGLI
- the rsgA gene encoding ribosome small subunit-dependent GTPase A yields the protein MSWLTPDDDEDGPYSEYADHAVRQRPNPKANRPRTKRRPEHADAVVGLVTAVDRGRYTALVESGADPHDLSERVVVAARARELRRTPIVIGDRVQLVGDASGAEGSLARIVSIEDRRTLLRRSADDSDTVERVMVANADQMLIVVAAANPEPRVRLVDRYLVAAYDAGIRPLICITKVDLADPEPFLGYFSALEVPVFRSQPGAWPLDEIREALAGRTTVFVGHSGVGKSTLINELVPEAGRATGHVNEVTGRGRHTSSSSVAYRAETPGCAGGGTGWVIDTPGVRSFGLGHVTTEGILRGFTDLAEIIDGCPRGCTHLEGAPDCELDAAIADGRLDAAGAARVESLRRLLK
- a CDS encoding aldo/keto reductase: MSALPIPNLTLTGGTEIPQLGLGVFLVEAGEAERVVSDALEVGYRHIDTARIYDNEAEVGRAIAASGIPRDELFVTTKLWNDDHARAGEAFEQSLDRLGLDRVDLYLVHWPLPKVEGSALAAWHGLIEIAESGRASAIGVSNFEIEHLQQVIDATGAVPAVNQIELHPLHQRRELSAFCAEQGIAIEAWGPLAQGKTDLFERPEVLTAAERHGKTPAQVVLRWHLQQGRIIFPKTGRRERMVENADLFDFELSGTEIEAIDSLEVGTNFGPDPRSFDVR
- the argG gene encoding argininosuccinate synthase translates to MSKVLSSLPVGERVGIAFSGGLDTSCAVAWMRENGAIPCTYTADIGQYDEPDIDGVAGRAKEYGAEIARHVDAKRALVEEGFVALQTGAFNVRSGGKTYFNTTPLGRAVTGTLLVRAMKEDGVDIWGDGSTYKGNDIERFYRYGLMANPALRIYKPWLDKQFVEELGGRQEMSEWLVAHGYPYRDSTEKAYSTDANIWGATHEAKKLEFLDAGLDIVEPIMGVAAWREDVDVATEEVSVRFEAGRPVAINGVEFDDPVALVLEANAIGGRHGLGVSDQIENRIIEAKSRGIYEAPGMALLHIAYERLVNAIHNENTLASYHTDGRKLGRLMYEGRWLDPESLMLREALQRWVGSAITGEVTLRLRRGDDYTILNTEGPNLSYHPEKLSMERTVGAAFGPEDRIGQLTMRNLDIADSRARLEQYAQLGLVGGATAELVGELEQGGAAEIADAVGGIDEEGDALGLSAAFDAGTD
- the bcp gene encoding thioredoxin-dependent thiol peroxidase, which encodes MTERVILEPAQPAPDFSLPDQDGATRSLADFRGRRVILFVYPAAMTPGCTTEACDFRDSVASLEAAGYQLLGLSPDPVDKLARFAERDSLDYPLLSDPDREVLTAYGAFGEKKNYGRIVQGVIRSTFVIDEEGRIAHALYNVKATGHVARVRKLLGLDAA